The Commensalibacter nepenthis genome has a window encoding:
- a CDS encoding carbohydrate kinase family protein, which yields MIILCGDVLIDFIPDKTADGADCYCPAPGGSCANIAVAIGRLGGKVGFMGGISNDFLGEKLMEFLETSNVETRYVARGPQQTTLAFVELGEEEPQYAFYDENTVSRLWVRSQSPGFTEDVNLIHIGSTSLIGPPISEACEQMFRIEKGKRILSVDPNCRPGNTLHPDVYRARMARLLAMADVIKLSKSDLAFLMPDTSFDEAAEMWISQGTSIVIVTRGSQGTLCYLPGQKTITVEPDYIDDVVDSIGAGDTFMAATLAYLQKEELLTLDNIKTITPDQITKALKYASVAAAMICQRRGANPPWEKEVAARIASKK from the coding sequence ATGATTATTTTGTGTGGGGATGTTTTAATTGATTTTATCCCAGATAAAACTGCGGATGGAGCAGATTGCTATTGTCCAGCCCCCGGTGGGTCATGTGCCAATATTGCCGTGGCGATTGGTCGTTTGGGCGGAAAAGTTGGGTTTATGGGTGGGATATCCAATGATTTTCTAGGTGAAAAACTAATGGAATTTCTTGAAACCTCTAATGTCGAAACACGCTATGTTGCACGGGGACCCCAACAAACGACGCTTGCGTTTGTAGAGTTGGGAGAAGAAGAACCTCAATACGCTTTTTATGATGAAAATACAGTATCTCGTCTTTGGGTGCGTTCACAATCCCCTGGATTTACAGAAGATGTTAATTTAATCCATATTGGTTCAACTTCCTTGATCGGCCCCCCCATTTCAGAGGCATGTGAACAAATGTTCAGAATTGAAAAGGGGAAACGGATTCTCTCTGTTGATCCAAACTGTCGTCCTGGTAATACATTACATCCAGACGTATATCGTGCTCGAATGGCACGCTTGCTTGCTATGGCAGATGTGATTAAACTTTCCAAGTCTGATCTTGCATTCTTAATGCCGGATACCTCTTTTGATGAGGCTGCTGAAATGTGGATTTCACAAGGGACTTCGATCGTGATCGTGACACGAGGTAGCCAAGGCACATTATGTTATTTGCCAGGTCAAAAAACAATTACCGTAGAGCCCGATTATATTGATGATGTTGTCGATTCTATTGGTGCTGGGGATACGTTCATGGCTGCAACCTTGGCGTATTTGCAGAAAGAAGAGTTGTTAACATTGGATAATATTAAAACAATTACGCCCGATCAAATTACCAAAGCATTAAAATATGCATCTGTTGCCGCAGCAATGATATGTCAACGTCGTGGGGCTAATCCTCCTTGGGAAAAAGAGGTTGCGGCACGCATTGCGTCTAAAAAGTAA
- a CDS encoding DMT family protein, which produces MPVWLTTASMLVLSNLFMTYAWYGHLKTLESKPWYIAALISWCIALGEYMIQVPANRIGYTKLSLGELKIMQEAITLLVFIPFSIFFMNQSFKLDYVWAGLCIVGAVFFIFRGG; this is translated from the coding sequence ATGCCTGTTTGGTTAACGACTGCGTCGATGTTGGTCTTATCTAATCTATTTATGACCTATGCATGGTATGGACATTTAAAAACATTGGAAAGCAAACCTTGGTATATTGCTGCACTCATTAGCTGGTGCATTGCTTTGGGCGAATATATGATCCAAGTTCCTGCCAACCGTATTGGATATACCAAACTCTCTTTGGGTGAATTAAAGATCATGCAAGAAGCCATTACGCTATTGGTTTTTATCCCATTTAGTATCTTTTTCATGAATCAATCCTTTAAGCTGGATTATGTATGGGCAGGGCTTTGTATTGTTGGTGCTGTATTCTTTATCTTTCGGGGTGGATGA
- a CDS encoding GNAT family N-acetyltransferase gives MKKLSKSVVIERLKSDFIIGSYENNNLIGIGGLTRFAGSKLQHRALLWGMYVRSEYRGKNVANTIMSLLIGHATDSKIERVILTVVSSNLRAISFYKKWKFISYGFDPYAVK, from the coding sequence ATGAAAAAACTATCTAAAAGTGTTGTAATAGAACGTTTAAAATCTGATTTTATTATTGGATCATATGAGAATAATAATTTAATTGGTATTGGCGGGTTGACACGATTTGCAGGTTCAAAATTACAGCATAGAGCGTTGTTATGGGGAATGTATGTTCGTTCAGAATATCGAGGAAAAAATGTTGCAAACACCATTATGTCATTGTTAATTGGGCATGCAACTGATAGTAAAATTGAAAGAGTAATATTAACTGTTGTCAGTAGTAATTTACGTGCCATTAGTTTTTATAAAAAATGGAAATTTATTTCTTATGGGTTCGACCCATATGCAGTGAAGTGA